TAGTTCAAATGTTGCGTTTTTCTGAGTTAAACTCCTGTGACATTTTCTCACAGCATCTTGCTCTTTTCCTTCATACTgcttacagtttttaaaatgccTGTCTAACACTAGACTCAAAGTGGCCTGACAGCAGTCTTGTCTGTTTGCTCCCCTCGTAGACCCAGTTCCCAGCACACAGGGCCTCACAAGGAGTGGACACTTAAATCTTTATTGAACAACACATTCAGAACTACAAATACTTCATTTCAATGGAAAAATCTACATAcgggtgtgattttttttttttttttggccacaccacacagctcccTGACCATGGATGGAATCCAGGCACTCACCAGTCAAAGcaccagtcttaaccactggacccagcCAGGAAATTCCCAGTATGTATATGAGTATTATCTTAGCTATCAGAAGAGTGATAAAATATGATGCTAAGCATGCAGGCGGGAGCCAGATTATGAAAGACCGAAGTACACAAAGAAACCATCTGTAGAATTCTGAAAAGGAGGATGACATGGTAATATGGGCAGTTAAGCAGCCATCTGGTGACAATATGGAGCACAGGACGGCAGGGAAGGAGAAGGTAAGAGATGGCAAGGCCCCACTTCAGGCAGCAGCAGTGAGGATAGGGAGGAGGGATGGATACAAGAACTCCTTAGGAATTAGAATCAATGACCTGGTAATGAGTAAATAATACAGGAAGAGGTGAGAAAATGGTATAGATAGATGACACCAAGATTTCTGGCCTGGATCTTTAGGTGGAAGGTGGAAGTCACTAAGACAAGTAactaaaggagaaagagaagctgGCAGGGAAGGTAAGAGGTTTGGTTTTGGACATGATGAGTTTGCAATGCCAGTGGAGGTGGAGGAATCAAGGAGGTAGTCTGACAGATGTCTAAAGATCAGAACAACGATCTGAACAGGAAAAACAGACTAAGGTACAATCAGTAGGTAGAAAGTAGTTGAAAACAcaggtgtggggggggggggggggaactgaTGGACAGTATGTCCAAAATATTAGCCAAGAGGTTAAGAGGATAGAAAATTACAGAAAGGTCAGCAATGGGGATTAGACAGGCAGGTACTGGCTCTGTCAACAATTTCCACATAAGAAACCAAGCCCGACTCAGCCTGTGCCTACTCACACTGGATTCTGCTGCGGCCGAAGCGGGGGCAAGCCTTCCAGGCCCTTCTCCCAAGCAGCTACAGCCACGGCAATCTCCTCCTCAGACAGAGTAGCCAGTTCCTCCTCCTGTAAGAGTGGACAGTATCCCTCAGCAGGTAAGGAGGGCACACAGAGTGAGGAAATTCTCTCCAAGAACCGACAGAGTTAATAGCTGTGCTCAAACTCTCTCCCCAAGCCACCCCTCGCCACCTCAGGCACTGAGGCTGTGTGGATACCCCTCTTCTTTGTCCAAACCTCAGGCTCATTGCTGACAACCCTGCCCTCGAgggagctgggctggggctgCTTCTGGAGGTAGGGCCGGAGGGCCAGGACACCCTGCTGCTTCAGCACAGTCTCTGCAGCTCGCTGACACGGCTCCTGAGAACTCAGCGTCTGGAACCAGCTGTGCAGGGCACCCAGCTCCTCTGCAGGCGTTGGGGAAGGGCAGCAATCAACAAGACTCAGAATGGGTGGCTGGAAGGGCACCTCCTCCCCTTCTTCACGAAGTTTCTACAGCTGCCTCCCGGGGTCCCTCAGCCGTCTTTCTGCTATACCTGCCCTGTCAAGTTACAGCTCAAAATAGGCCCTCATAGCCTACTGCCCACTCTGTGGCCCCCACACCCAGCTCCTCAGGCTGGTGGGGACGTGGTGCGCAGCTCTCACCAGGGAGATAGGACGGGTCTTGGAGTAACGGGTAGAGCGCTCCCCACAAAACAACGTCAGCTAGAGATTCTGTCTCCTTTGttgagaaacaaaaaggaaaagcacACAGGTGAGACATTCCGTTTCTTCCCATGGATGTAATACTATACATTTCCTAAACACTTATTAAGTATCAAGCACTGTGTTAAGCATTTTAAATTATCTCAATTCTCACAATAACCCACTGAGAAGGGTACTAATATTACTCCCACTTCAAAGACAAGGAACAATGAACATTAAAGAGTTTATGAGTTTTAAAGGTTACACTGCTATTAAGGGGCAGTTGGGGGGGGTTGAACTTTGAATACAGTCTTCCTCCTTAATTCTTATACCATACAGCTTTTCCCAACCCCGATCTCAAGGCCCAACTCACCCCAGCCAGGAACGGAGAGCTCCGACGACTCAAGCTGTGGTCAATATGCATCAGGGCTCTCCGAACTGGGCCAAGAACatcttctcccttcttcccttggACCACTAAATAGTACAGGGCAGTGGACAAGGCTGGCTggaacacaggagacacgggtcagGACCGCCACGCAGAGCAACAACCCCCCTGCCACCCCCCACACCTCAGCCCTACCTGCAGCTCTGTGGCTTCCCATTCCAGCCACTGGTTGGTGAGGTCATCTTGCTCCCAGCCAGATAACAGAAAGAAGTACCTATCCAGGGAGAGAGCAACAGAGGGAGAATTAAAGGGGCTCGCTGGTCGAGTCCATTTCTCACCCTGGTTGTAAATAAGGCCACACAGAGGACAGTAACCCGATTTTATTCAGCCACCTCCCTGCATCAAGGACCGATACTGACCGACAGATCGCACTGGTGGAGAAGAGGTAGTTGCCACTGTCCAGCTGCAAGACAGGGACCTTAGGCCGGGTCAGGAATGGGACCACACACTCTGACACAGGGGACGAAGATGggtgaaaaacagagaaaagaaatactATGTCAACTTAAAAGGACATCTTCATGGTCGCGGGGGGACTGAAGGGGCAGAGGGGGTGCGGGGGAGATGGGCAGTCACAAGGAGAGGGTCCAGGATAGGACCTCTGAAAGGGGGTGGGTCCAGAATGAGCTGGAGAGACAACCAGGTGTTCAGCTGAGACTGCCAGCTAGAAACAGATGGGGGCTGCAGAGAGGACGTGGTGGTCCTGGGGTAGTGCTGCAGCCAAGAACTGCAACAACTGAAAATAACTAGGGTATCTGAtgttttcccaggtggctcagagctaaagaatccacatgccgatgcaggagacatgagttcgatccctgtgacaggaagagtccctggagaaggaaatggcccccaccccagtatccttgactagaaaatcccatggacagaggagcctggcgggctataatccatagggtcataaagagttggacacacctgagagCCTGAGCACAAGCATATCTGAAAATGATCTGAGCTACCCCAGGAGAACAAAATTAAGAGAACTGGGAGGTCTGACAAGAGAACCGCTTAGGAGTCACACAGACAGATGGCTGGGAATCAGGAGAGGTAAAGCGAAGGGAGTACGTGTGACTGTGTGCTCAGGAGAGAAAAGGAGGCTTTCCTAAGAAAATCTGGGGGTTATCATATGAAGGACGGGTGGGGAGGGTACCTAGCAGGTGTGGGAGAAGGCTGGAGAGGGGAAAGAGGTTCACTGGAGTGAGACGAGGTCCTGGGAGACGAACGAGGGGAGACCAGAGATGAGAGAAGGGTACACTGAGGCTAATTAAGGGAAGTGACTGATGAAAGATGTCactgggaaggaagaaggggtGCTGAAGGATAACGTGGGAGGAGGTTGACGGGAGTGCGTGGTGTTGGGGCCTGGAGTGCTGGCGAAGACAACTGGGGGTCGTCGTCTCCGTGTTCCAGTCCCGCCCGTCTCATCCACCGCCCACCAGCACCAGCCCGACTACCTTCCGGGCCTACAGTGCTGATGAGCAGCTCCGCTCTGCCCTGGGCCCGCCCGGCCGCCGCCAGCACAGGCAGACTCCCCGGAGCGCCCTCACTCACGAACAACCTCATTTCGCCGTGGACCCCACGCTGATGCAACCGGAACCGGTCTCCAGCCAGAGGGCGGACCGACCGCCGCGAGGCACGCCGGGAAATGGAGTCCCGAATGAAGCCGTTCCCCTGGCCTGGCTCCCGGAAAGCTGTTTCTCCCATCATGCAACACTAGAAAACAGGAAAGGAGTGTCATAGAGATGGAGAGGCCGTAGACGCGCTGCCAGAGCGACACTTTATTGATGGGAGGACCGGAGGAGACCTTAACGTGTAGGGCCCAGCGCACTTTAATCCTCTAAAGCAGCCAGCGGCCGGTGAGGGAAACGGAGGGCCCCACCTTCTTGCTGAAGTGGCGCTGTCATGACAGAAGCAACTCGCAATGGCTGACTGTAGATTCGAGTTCATAACAATCAGAGACCTAGAGTTGAGAGTTACGGTAAACTTACGTTGTGCTGTGcgctttgtcactcagtcgtgtccgagctACTTACGTTAGGGACACTGACTTAACgttgagtgaagtcgctcagtcgtgtccatctctttgcgaccccatggactgtagcctaccacgctcctccgtccatgggattttccaggcaagagtactggagtgggttgccatttccttctccagaggatctatcccatcccagggatcgaacccgggtctcccgcattgtaggcagacgctttaccgtctgagctaccagggaagtctaactTAACGTTAGTGACAATTAAAAATTTATGTAGATGTCTTATTAACAAGAGAGAACGTGACTATTAAATATTGATTTAATACCTGTCTGAAGCGCATATGCAGACTGCCAATCTCATTAAAGGGAAGGGAGCATGCATATAGAAAGTAGGTTGAGGGGACTATGAAGGCTAAGAGTTGGGCAGTTGTTTAGTTGGTAagcaatgtccaactctttttgtgaccccatagactgtaggctgccaggctcctctgtccatgggatttctcagtaaaaatactggaatgggttgccagttccttctccagaagatctttccaacccagggttagaattcacatctcctacattgtcaggtggactctttaccactgagccaccaggggcaaTAAGTATATTCTATTCTAGGAAGCACATATCAGTAATTGAGAAAGAGACCTTCTTAATCATCTTTGAAtccctttaaaattaattaataccTAATAGGAGTACAAAAAACTCTGTGGTGGTTCTGAGCCTTTTGAAGCTAAGCCATAAGAAGCCTTGCAGCTTCTGCCCAGGCCTCTTGGAACACTCTGATAGCATTGAACTGCCATGTAAGAAGTCTTACCACTCTGAGATTGCCATGTAGGAGTGGTGTCATGTTGACATGCTGGTTGACAGTGCCAGCTGATCCCAGCATTCCATCCATCCTCATCAAGGTGTCAGGTATGTGAGTGAAGCTCTCCAGACCAAACCATCTATCTGATTGCTGAATACCACCACGTGATCCTAGTCAACACTACATGGGACAGAAGAATCACCCAGCTGAGCCCTGCCCAAGTCTCTGCCCCATAAAATCGTGGGTTCTAAgaaaataattgttattttttaagttacaaaCTGTGAGGTAGCTGCTGtattctcatttttcaaataagGAGACCTTTCTACCCTACAGAGAGGTTACTTTGAGCTATATAAAGCATTGAAGATACAATTGTTCACAAAATAGGCTTCTACCTTAGCAGAGTTCACACACTTTCTGGGAAGTCAGAAAAGTCAAATAACCTTTAAAGTATCATTAAAGTTATAATGAGGGAATGTAAAGCTTGCTGTAGGATCTCCTAGTTAGGGCCCCTACTTGACTCTTAAGAAGTTAAGATTTTCTTGTGTAAATGACCTTTCAACTGAGATCTAACTAATGAGTAAGAATTAGTCTGATAAAGATTGGTGAAAGTGGAGAGAGGAAGTGTTTCAGGCAGAAGGTACAACTTATGCAAAGGACCAGAGACCTCAATGCATTTTAGGAATGTGAGGAATTAGCATGTGGCTGGAATATGGAGTTTGTAGTGGGAAGTGTGAAAATGCTAGGCTAACAGGAGAAAGTCTCTGTAAACCATACTGTAAAATCTGGACTTTACTCTGAGGAAAATGGGACACCTTTGAATGGTTAAGTCAGGGGAGTGGCAAGgcatttttatgttttggaaGCATCACTGTGCCAGGAATGGACTGGAGAGGAGCAGAATTATATGCAAGGAGACTAGCTCAGAAATTATATTATCTGGGCTTAAAAAGGCAGTAGTTATAGGGATTAAAGGAAGTAGATTGCAAAGATTTAGTAATCAGCTCAATACGAGTGCTGAAGAAACAAGACAGTTAGGGCTGGCTGCTAGCTTTCTGACGCGGGCAGTTGGGTacaccctctgtgctccagcagaTGGTAGCGCTGCCCCTGGCATCGTGATCATCACACTGTATTTTAATCATTAACGAGAGGGcagcaattttatttttgactatgcaTCACAGCATGCAGAATTTTTATTCCCCAAACAGAGATGGAAGCCctccctcctgcagtggaagggccgggtcctaaccactggaccaccagggaattccctaagagAGGGCATCTTAATTGATAATGCCTAGCATACCGTTCTTGCCCTGGTATGTATGatagtaagcattcaataaatatttataaatttaaacttaaccagggagttccctggtagccTAGGTTTTGGGATTCTGGGCTTTTACTGCCATGGCCCCAGTTTGGTCCCTGGTCGGTGAAGATCCAacaagccacatggtgtggcccccccaaaaaattaactaattaactTAATAGTGGTACTTCGAGAGAAACAAGTTTGTGGGGGAAGCTGACAAGTTCAATTCAGAACATACTATGTTTGTGGTACCTGTGAAAAACCCAAATGGAGTTTTTCAGTGGACAATGGGTTAGACTGGAGCTCCAGAGAAAAAATCTGGACTGGAGATACAGTGCCAGTGACATATGGAGGTCATTTGAGCTGGGGAGAGACTGAGACCACCAACGGTACATAGAAGGCAAAGGGCACAGGATCTTAGACTTCTGGGGTTTGAGAAACAAGCAAAGTTGTTCCTTATAcaacagagaagagagaaagagaagtcgctcagtcgtgtccgactctctgcgaccccatggactgcaacccaccaggctcctccgtccatgggattttccaggcaagagtactggagtggggtgccattgccttctctgtatgcAACAGAGAAggaattgctaaaaaaaaaaaaaaggtaagaggGACGCCAGCAATGTTTGTAGGAGAGAAAAGTCAACTGTGCTGGCTGTTGCTGAGATGTCGAGCAACACAAGGACTGCAGAGTGTCTCTGCAGAGGCAGGCCACACCCTATGAGGAGTGAGCTTGCAAAGGTGAGGGAGTGAGGGAGAGGAAGTAGAGACCTCCACGTGTAGGCAGCTGTTTCAAGAAACTTGACtctgaaaaggaggagagagagagggtagCAACTAGGGAGTACAGTAAATGAAGGGAAGTCTGTCTAAAGGTGGGAGAGACTTTGATATGTTTAAAAGCTAAtggtagggtttccctggtagtacagtggataagaatctgttagccaatgcaagagacacaggttgatcCCTGCTTTGGGGAGGATATTCTAAAtccctcagagcagctaagcccatgtgccacaactgctgagcctgtgctccagagccaggagccacagctgctgcGTGCTGCATCTACTGACGCTCACACACCTGGAGCCTGTGCACCAAGAGGAGCCCCTGCAGTgaggagcccatgcactgcaaccaaGAGAAGCTCCTGCAGTGAGgcgcccatgcactgcaaccaagagaagcccctgcagtgaggAGCCCCTGCAGTGAGGCGCCCCTGCAGTGAGGAGCCCCTGCAGTGAGGCGCCCCTGCAGTGAGGAGCCCCTGCCCACTGTAACTGAAAAAGCTCAAGTGCAGCCATGAAGACTCAGTACAACCCAAAgtcagttaaataaataataaaataaaaaaagaaatgcatttaaaaaaataaaaattaatggtaAGGAGtcaataaagaggaaaaagtgcaggagagaaggcagaagaGGGTGAGATTTGAGCACTTAACAACCACCAGacgagtgaataaatgaataaggaaaaacgtgttattcgctcagtcgtgtccaagtctttgcggccccatggactgtagccctcccggctcctctgtccatgggattctccaggcaagaatgctggagtgggtagccatttccttggTCACTATTTTGGAAGTGGGAAGGGAGAGTGGAGGGGTGGAGCAAACTAAGGAGAAGATCACCAAGGCAGAATCCCAGTACTGGCAGCCGGGGCCTCAGATCATGTGTCAGGGGAGGAGAGCTAGCTCTCTGATGTCACCAAGAGGGTGGGGCTCACCCTACTCCAAGTCTCCAAAGCCAGAGAGCAAGCCTGTGTCTTGCAGTAGAGAAACTGGGCTAAGGGGAGAAGAGGAGTGATCAGGTAAGGAGGAAGGATGAAGTTCTGGGGCTTAAAGTTCTGGCAATAGACGGTGGGGGTCAGTTCCCACTTTCCACCAGGGAGAAACTGACATTAATCCTCCATCCACCCCCATAAGCGGTCAAAGAATCCTGGGCTATCTGTCCATAGTCCCTGATTCAATTGtaattaatacatttattatGTCATTAGTTGTTATCTGTCTTTAAGCTTTGAGAGGGCAAGGGCTGTGTCtgtctccttcccttctcttACCTCCAGTAGCTGACGCTGTTCTTTTCACACAGGAGGCAGTCAGCCAACCCTTGTTAAGAGCATGAGTGAATGAACCCACACACTAAAGTAGCGTCCCACCCAAGAGGCTTACGTACCAAGGATCATATCTGTGTTTCTCAGCTCCCCAAAATACATCCTAAATTGATTTTACCTTTTCCTCAAACTGAACCCCTCTTTGTTTCTCCTAaccactttctctttctctccaattTGATCTTACTATTTCTCtggctctctctttctctgtcttaatgtttttctgaaTCTGCACAGGCAGCACACAGCTTCAGGTCTGTGGCCATCAGAAATGGAAATATTGGCCCTTGTGTAAATTTAATAAAGGTCACACATTTTTGTGTCTTGGTCACCCATTAACTCTTTGCCTGTGTCCTGTCTCAAACCTGATTCTTTCTCTTCATCTTCCTGTGTCCAGCTCAACAGTCCTCCCACCATTCAGGGCCGGCTCCTCCTGTCCCTAGATCTTCTGTTGGGCCCCGGAAGGTACTTGGAGGACAATCACCCGACTAGACCCCCTCCTCTGATTTCCTGCCGTGCTGGTCTCAGCGCTGCTGACCACATCCTCTCTCACCTTAGTTGTGTACTTCCTCCTCAGACACATCACCCAGGACTTCTCAGACCCCAAAACCTCTTACTGACCCCCATTTGGGTCTTCTGCCTTACCGTCTCTTCTCATGACAGGGTTTCTGTTCTTGTCTTCTGCCCCAAACTGCTCTTAGAACCATGTCTCTCTGCCTGCAAGTGGTCAGTCCTGTCTTTTTCTGGATCTCCATCACCCCGTTTTCCCACAGGTGATGTGTTGACAGCAATGCTATCTGGCCGGTGGTGGCCGAGCACCTGGGGACACCTGGGGCTAGGGTCCCGAAGCCCTTCTCGGGGGTCCCAGCTCTGTGCCCTCTATGCCTTCACTTACACGGGGGCAGATGGCCGGCAGGTGTCTTTGACTGAAGGAGACAGGTTCCTACTGCTTCGAAAGACCAACTCAGACTGGTGGTTGGCAAGGCGCCTGGGAGCACCATCCACCTCTCGCCCTGTCTTTGTCCCAGCTGCCTACATGATAGAGGAATCTAGCCTCTCCCACAGCCCAACGACCATCACCCCCAGCCGATCTCTCTGGACTCCTGGTAAGTAGGTCCTCCCCCATCGCCTTCCTACCTCCCTGGCTTCTGGGAATTATTGGAAAGATCTCCTTCCCCCAAGCTTCTGCTGACCCTCCACTCCTACTCCTCCCCTCCGTGGTGTCCCCATTGCCTCTCCTTCCTAGTCTTAAGCCTTCTagatttcatgtaattttccaCCTGCTCTTTACCTGTGAGCCCCCAGGATGGGGGACCTAGCCAAGAACCCTGGGGGGACCCTGCCGCCAactctttccatttctctgtgtCCAGGGCCAAAGTTATTTCCTGGCTCCCTGGAGGAGATGAACCTGTGTCAGGAACCCCCAGGCAGAGCCCAGGCTACATGGGAGcagcctcctccccttccccctaaAATGTGTAGAAGTGTCAGTGTGACCAACTTGAGGCCCGGCCTCCTGAAGCCCTCCCAGGAAGGACCAAGCGGAAGATCCCTTTCCCAGGAAGACTTGCTGACAGAGACCGATGCCGACATGGTGAGTCACGGCACCTCACTGGAGCAATCGTCACTGCTGGGCTCGGTTCTAGGCACACTGGGAAACAAGACAGACAGAATCTCTGCCCTCCAGGGATCCCCATGGGGATGATGAACACATAAATAAGATAGCCTTTGAAACTTAACAAGTGCTACCAAGAAGCTAAATGTGGTGAAGGATGACTGGTCTAGGGAGGCATCTCTGAGGAAGTGACGGAGTTGAATCTGAATAAGAAGAGACAGCCCTGAAATATACGAGACGAGAGATGGAATTCTAGCTCTGGGACAGCAAGCAGCAAAGATCCTGAGGGTATGTGGAAACTAGAAAATGATAGGGACTGAAAGGCCTGCTCAGCTATGCTCTTCTTGTCTCAGCCTCCTGACTCCTGGCCCAGTGCAGGGTTGTTTTTTTGCTGTGTTCTGTCTTGCTAGCTCAGGTTACCAGCAAGTTTCCTCTAGAGATGTAACTCCGTTCTCTAGAGATGTTAACTCCTTTGATCTTCCTGAACATTTGGCTCCTCACCTCCCTCTTACTTACTAGTGGGTGAAAAATGGCCCCTCTCTCATACTCTGCTAGCTAGCAGGGCTCTCTGACCCCTCTCTAGCTCCTCTCACTCTGGAGGATATGAGGGTGGGACGCTGCCCCGCCCTCCACACTCAGAAAAGCCTGTTCCCCTTTCCTGAGGTCctccggtgggggtgggggtggggtgggggaggagggaagttGGCAACAGGAAgtgaggagaaaagcaaagactgTGAGGGAgggagtcaaagaaaaaaaaaaaaaaaacgcaagaaaaaaaaaacaactgctggGGACTAGGGTTTCCTCCTCAGTACCTGGGTCAACCCAGACGGGAGCTGGTGGTGAGAAAATGGAGGTGGAGAGAGGAGGGGTGGTTAGAGAGGAGACTGGGGGGGCCCAACAGAATAACGGCctctttcttccccctttccTTGTAGGCAAGACCCCAGACCCTCATGTCAAAGGCCCCTGTGTACTGCAACCTGGTGGACCTTCGCCGCTGTCCCCGATCCCCACCCTCAAGCCCTGTATGCCCCCCACTGCAGAGGCTGGACGCCTGGGAACAGCACTTGGACCCCAACTCTGGACGCTGCTTCTACGTAAATTCGCTGACTGGCTGTAAATCCTGGAAGCCCCCACGCCACACTCGAACCCGAGAGACGGTGAGGCCTTCCCTCCTGCTTGTCTCTTGTCCCTTGAgtctcctcctttcccctcctgATCCCCAGAGTAGTCTCACTGGGACTCTCGGAAGATCAGAAGAATCAAAAAATTGTGAGAAGGGCTTTGAGAACCGACGGAGGTGGCATCTCGACGGGTGCAGTTTTACCTTTCCCTCCCCCCAGAACCCCGGCTCCATGGAGGGGACACAGACCTTGAATACGGACAGTGGTATCCTGCAACGTCAGCCAAAGGACGTAGAATCTGGTCCCAAGACATCAGAACTTTTCGACTCCCAGGTGagatcccttcctcctcctgatcACATTCAGAAAAGCCATCTTTTTAGACTTTCTCTTTTACTTGAGACATTCTCTTTACTGGAGACATTACCCCAGCAACCCCCTGCCTCACACCCACATCCGCATCCCTCTTCCCCTTACAGCCAGGGACTCCTAAGTTCAAGGTCCCCACCTGTTTCTCCAATCCCCTCCCTCAGGGTTCACCCTACCTCTGCAGACGCACCTCCCAGCTGGACCCCAACAAGCCTTCATCTTTGCAGTGCCCTCGGCCTCTGCCAACAGTCCTAGATGACCCCCACGTAAGTCTGTTTTCCTTGTGAACGCCAAGatcctccctgccccagcccccagtTCTTGCTCCTTCAGAAACGCCTTCCTCTTTCTGAGTGATCCCTCTCTCACCGAGCACCGATCTGGTCAAACCTTAAAGGACCTCACtcctgggagatcccctgggggaaaGCCATGGTGACTGTGGGGGGCTGGGTGACTTATTGAGGCCCTTCCTGCCGCTTCCCAGGAGGTGGAAAAGTCGGGCCTGCTCAATATGACCAAGATCGCCCAGGGCGGGCGCAAGCTCCGGTGAGAACTAGCAACACAGCCCGGGCTGGGGCTGGAGGCTTCGCGGGTAGCGCGGAGGGTTGGGAGAGGCCCTCCCCTATGTGACTCTGAATGACCTTTGCTCTGTTACCACCGCCCCTGCAGGAAGAACTGGGGCCCCTCTTGGGTGGTATTAGCGGGTAACAGCCTGGTGTTCTACCGGGAACAGCCGCCGACCGCCCCCTCCACGGCCTGGGTGAGTGTGAGGGAGGGGCGCAGCGGGGAGCGGGGGGGGGGGTTCCGGCACCCCTCCTACTCGCCTCAGGCCAGCTGCGGGGGCGGAGGTGCGGCGGGCGAGGTCGCCAGTCCGCAGGCCTccgggtgggagggaggcagtgAGGGGAGCGGCgccctggcctcagtttcccgcCTCGTTGCCAGGGACCAGCGGGTAGCCGGCCCGAAAGCAGCGTGGACCTGCGGGGGGCGGCCCTGGCGCACGGCCGCCACCTGTCCAGCCGACGCCACGTGCTGCACGTGAGCCGCCCTCTCGTTCCCCGCCCCGGTGCGCGCCGGCCCCGAGGGCGCGCCCCCAATTTCCCGCTCGGGAAACCCAGCCCGCTCGGCCTCCCTGCCTGTCTTGCTCCTTCCCGCTGACCCCCTCCCGCTTTTCCCCGCGGGCCCCTCAGATCCGCACGGTCCCGGGCCACGAGTTCCTGCTGCAGTCTGACCAGGAGGCTGAGCTGCGGGCCTGGCACAGCGCGCTGCGGGCGGTCATCGAGCGCCTGGTGAGCGGTGGGAGTGGGCGGGCAGGAGGAGTGGAGGAGGATCTGTAGGATGCGGGGGTCATGGATGAGGGACGCAGTAGCCTCCTGGTAGAGGGTAGGCCTGGGAGGTATGGGACCCCAGCAGCCGGGTCGGCGGTGCAGATGTCGCTCCTGGTTCTCTTCCCACCTCTGATTCGGCCCATCTTGCggtgcggcttccctggtggcacagacggtaaagaatctgcctgcaatgcaggagacccgggttcaatccctgggtcgggaagatcccgtggaggagggcttggcaacccactccagtatttttgcctggagaatccccacagatggaggagcctggcgggttacagtccacggggtcgcaaagagtcggacacgactgagcgactaacactggtGCGGATCTAGGATCGGGAGAACCCCCTGGAGGGGCGTCTGTCCGGCTCGGGACCTGCGGAACTGGAGGAGCTGAGCCCCGGGGAGGATGAGGAAGAGGAGTTGGAACCAGTGTCCAAGTCTCTGCTGCGGATCAGCAGCCGCCGGAGCTCCAGTAAGGGGCGGGCCTGGGGGCTTTTCCCTCGCTCCTCGGGgcccgccgccaccgccgctcTC
The sequence above is drawn from the Dama dama isolate Ldn47 chromosome 3, ASM3311817v1, whole genome shotgun sequence genome and encodes:
- the ARHGAP9 gene encoding rho GTPase-activating protein 9 isoform X1, giving the protein MLSGRWWPSTWGHLGLGSRSPSRGSQLCALYAFTYTGADGRQVSLTEGDRFLLLRKTNSDWWLARRLGAPSTSRPVFVPAAYMIEESSLSHSPTTITPSRSLWTPGPKLFPGSLEEMNLCQEPPGRAQATWEQPPPLPPKMCRSVSVTNLRPGLLKPSQEGPSGRSLSQEDLLTETDADMARPQTLMSKAPVYCNLVDLRRCPRSPPSSPVCPPLQRLDAWEQHLDPNSGRCFYVNSLTGCKSWKPPRHTRTRETNPGSMEGTQTLNTDSGILQRQPKDVESGPKTSELFDSQGSPYLCRRTSQLDPNKPSSLQCPRPLPTVLDDPHEVEKSGLLNMTKIAQGGRKLRKNWGPSWVVLAGNSLVFYREQPPTAPSTAWGPAGSRPESSVDLRGAALAHGRHLSSRRHVLHIRTVPGHEFLLQSDQEAELRAWHSALRAVIERLDRENPLEGRLSGSGPAELEELSPGEDEEEELEPVSKSLLRISSRRSSSRCPDAAEQNRVRNKLKRLIAKRPPLQTLQERGLLRDQVFGCQLESLCQREGDTVPGFVRLCVAAVDKRGLDVDGIYRVSGNLAVVQKLRFLVDRERAITSDGRYMFPEQPGQEGRLDLDSAEWDDIHVITGALKLFLRELPQPLVPSLLLPDFRAAIALTESEQCLSQIQELISSMPKPNRDTLRYLLEHLCRVIAHSDKNRMTPHNLGIVFGPTLFRPEQDASDPVAHVLYPGQVVQLMLTNFTRLFP
- the ARHGAP9 gene encoding rho GTPase-activating protein 9 isoform X3 → MIEESSLSHSPTTITPSRSLWTPGPKLFPGSLEEMNLCQEPPGRAQATWEQPPPLPPKMCRSVSVTNLRPGLLKPSQEGPSGRSLSQEDLLTETDADMARPQTLMSKAPVYCNLVDLRRCPRSPPSSPVCPPLQRLDAWEQHLDPNSGRCFYVNSLTGCKSWKPPRHTRTRETNPGSMEGTQTLNTDSGILQRQPKDVESGPKTSELFDSQGSPYLCRRTSQLDPNKPSSLQCPRPLPTVLDDPHEVEKSGLLNMTKIAQGGRKLRKNWGPSWVVLAGNSLVFYREQPPTAPSTAWGPAGSRPESSVDLRGAALAHGRHLSSRRHVLHIRTVPGHEFLLQSDQEAELRAWHSALRAVIERLDRENPLEGRLSGSGPAELEELSPGEDEEEELEPVSKSLLRISSRRSSSRCPDAAEQNRVRNKLKRLIAKRPPLQTLQERGLLRDQVFGCQLESLCQREGDTVPGFVRLCVAAVDKRGLDVDGIYRVSGNLAVVQKLRFLVDRERAITSDGRYMFPEQPGQEGRLDLDSAEWDDIHVITGALKLFLRELPQPLVPSLLLPDFRAAIALTESEQCLSQIQELISSMPKPNRDTLRYLLEHLCRVIAHSDKNRMTPHNLGIVFGPTLFRPEQDASDPVAHVLYPGQVVQLMLTNFTRLFP
- the ARHGAP9 gene encoding rho GTPase-activating protein 9 isoform X2; the encoded protein is MLSGRWWPSTWGHLGLGSRSPSRGSQLCALYAFTYTGADGRQVSLTEGDRFLLLRKTNSDWWLARRLGAPSTSRPVFVPAAYMIEESSLSHSPTTITPSRSLWTPGPKLFPGSLEEMNLCQEPPGRAQATWEQPPPLPPKMCRSVSVTNLRPGLLKPSQEGPSGRSLSQEDLLTETDADMRLDAWEQHLDPNSGRCFYVNSLTGCKSWKPPRHTRTRETNPGSMEGTQTLNTDSGILQRQPKDVESGPKTSELFDSQGSPYLCRRTSQLDPNKPSSLQCPRPLPTVLDDPHEVEKSGLLNMTKIAQGGRKLRKNWGPSWVVLAGNSLVFYREQPPTAPSTAWGPAGSRPESSVDLRGAALAHGRHLSSRRHVLHIRTVPGHEFLLQSDQEAELRAWHSALRAVIERLDRENPLEGRLSGSGPAELEELSPGEDEEEELEPVSKSLLRISSRRSSSRCPDAAEQNRVRNKLKRLIAKRPPLQTLQERGLLRDQVFGCQLESLCQREGDTVPGFVRLCVAAVDKRGLDVDGIYRVSGNLAVVQKLRFLVDRERAITSDGRYMFPEQPGQEGRLDLDSAEWDDIHVITGALKLFLRELPQPLVPSLLLPDFRAAIALTESEQCLSQIQELISSMPKPNRDTLRYLLEHLCRVIAHSDKNRMTPHNLGIVFGPTLFRPEQDASDPVAHVLYPGQVVQLMLTNFTRLFP